One window of the Epinephelus moara isolate mb chromosome 22, YSFRI_EMoa_1.0, whole genome shotgun sequence genome contains the following:
- the pkib gene encoding cAMP-dependent protein kinase inhibitor beta — MTEVEPVLDFASSGRSGRRNALPDILGSPAGVNPGDLPLKLAELSLKDGPGGAQSPTAEGPPALPESSEGKEGS, encoded by the exons ATGACGGAAGTAGAGCCAGTGTTGGACTTTGCCTCCTCGGGGCGCTCGGGGAGGAGAAATGCCCTGCCTGACATCCTGGGCTCACCAGCAGGTGTAAACCCCGGCGACCTGCCCCTAAAGCTGGCTGAGCTGTCCCTCAAAG ATGGTCCTGGAGGAGCCCAGTCCCCCACGGCGGAGGGGCCTCCAGCGCTGCCGGAGAGCTCAGAGGGGAAAGAGGGATCATAG